The Helianthus annuus cultivar XRQ/B chromosome 16, HanXRQr2.0-SUNRISE, whole genome shotgun sequence genome includes a window with the following:
- the LOC110935951 gene encoding putative RNA-binding protein Luc7-like 1 → MDAIRKQLDVLMGANRNGDVTEVNRKYYDRDVCRLFLVGLCPHELFQLTKMDMGPCPKVHSFQLRKEYQEAKAKGEDNYDRELEDVIDRLIVECDRKIARALKRLSEEDAKAAIAISVSEVTQTPEILELSKQIKEKLKEADQYDLEGKTDMKIRALETLEELRTQRADKQSMLLLDAFNKDRASLPSPLPNPPSLAPLPVPTPDARTQELINEKLKKAEDLGEQGMLDEAQKALEEAEALKKLSMHLPPRVEPVTDSSKYTAADVRVTDQKLRVCDICGAFLSVYDSDRRLADHFGGKLHLGYMQIREKLADLLEERTNKRKVPEDDRRSKERSKDLEREGSRDRDRAGSRDRDRTRDSDRRSRDRDRHHDRGRGYDRYDRDRERDRDSRSRHRSRSRSRDRVRDYDRPRRYDRY, encoded by the exons ATGGATGCAATAAGAAAGCAGCTAGATGTGCTAATGGGAGCCAATCGTAACGGAGACGTAACAGAAGTCAATCGGAAGTACTACGATCGTGATGTCTGTCGTCTCTTCTTAGTCGGCCTTTGTCCGCACGAACTCTTTCAACTCACT AAAATGGACATGGGACCATGCCCAAAGGTTCACTCGTTTCAGCTGAGGAAAGA ATACCAAGAAGCAAAGGCAAAAGGTGAAGACAATTATGATAGGGAATTGGAGGATGTTATAGACAGACTCATTGTTGAATGTGACAGAAAAATTGCTAGAGCTCTTAAACGTCTTAGTGAGGAGGATGCTAAAGCAGCTATTGCTATCTCTGTGTCAGAAGTTACACAG ACGCCTGAGATTCTTGAGTTGTCAAAGCAGATAAAGGAGAAGCTGAAAGAAGCTGATCAATATG ACCTTGAAGGGAAAACAGATATGAAGATTCGAGCCCTGGAGACGCTTGAAGAACTGAGAACTCAAAGAGCAGACAAACAG TCAATGCTCTTATTAGACGCATTTAACAAAGATCGAGCTTCCTTACCTTCACCTCTTCCAAACCCTCCATCATTGGCACCATTGCCCGTGCCTACTCCCGATGCTCGCACTCAAGAGTTGATTAACGAGAAGCTGAAAAAAGCAGAAGATCTTG GGGAGCAAGGAATGTTGGATGAAGCACAAAAAGCACTTGAAGAGGCTGAAGCGCTAAAAAAG CTTTCAATGCACTTGCCTCCTCGTGTGGAACCTGTTACAGACTCTTCCAAGTATACTGCTGCAGATGTGCGAGTT ACTGATCAGAAGTTACGTGTCTGCGACATATGTGGAGCCTTTTTAAGTGTATACGACAG TGACCGCCGCTTAGCGGATCATTTTGGAGGAAAGCTTCATCTTGGCTATATGCAAATTCGTGAGAAGTTAGCTGATCTTCTG GAAGAGAGAACCAATAAAAGGAAGGTCCCGGAAGATGACAGAAG aTCAAAAGAACGAAGCAAGGATCTTGAACGAGAGGGCAGCAGAGATCGTGACCGAGCCGGTAGCCGTGACCGTGACCGTACACGTGATAGTGACCGTAGGAGTCGAGATCGTGATAGGCATCATGACCGTGGTCGTGGTTATGACCGCTATGACCGTGATAGAGAAAGAGACCGTGATTCAAGGAGCCGTCATAGATCACGCTCACGGTCTAGGGACCGTGTCAGGGATTATGATCGACCAAG GCGTTATGACCGGTACTAG